Proteins from a genomic interval of Syngnathoides biaculeatus isolate LvHL_M chromosome 23, ASM1980259v1, whole genome shotgun sequence:
- the ankef1a gene encoding ankyrin repeat and EF-hand domain-containing protein 1a, whose translation MTGREVDNRLQVLQSYRLLQYIHENDEAQIEEMVHLGVANLINLTEPQNGTGALHMAVAANNQDLTRFLLSLRAHPDIQNKRGHTPVMLATELGNDGIVKMLAEHDADMSIQDNEGKGVLFYCIYPTKRHTRCLQAVLEYQADVNNVSSQGTHVFQLMCQHAKDCAPMCHMMLAKGADPNATDQKTGVTALMEAAKAGSLELVRDILKRGGNPNALDQKRMSAVHYAATGGFFEVIVLLSAFSADMSVINVDECTALHFAATTGDVNCCKFLAQRGCNAKVKNCDGFLARQIAKDAGHKAAVKELRKAEQQRGKENTDESALTDVWALTLHDWSNEYEQDLLQAFDREKVPSETFASVLTKLGAPVTQEQLELIISFHGIGRDPTINVNDFIKGASYIKKPYLLLSYVPKKKKGGKGGKGKKKPKFVLPMPICTLPPELKPRREDGGPPEYMIETINTEDIRKLDQDLPPEHPVVDDTAWYLEKPDKIYLNINYLVKNGDIEALELAFSQRIPVDVQDPFYKTPLMVACAIGNYEVTKYLLDKSAAVDICDQFCWTPLHHAAQAGKVEILELLLEAGASIDAQTITGTTPLMVAIQSTHISCVEFFFTAGANVLMENKKEQNCLDVATAFGDGAIYQLVKDKFESMPKPKNKGKGK comes from the exons ATGACTGGCAGGGAGGTGGACAACCGCCTCCAGGTGCTGCAGAGCTACCGCTTGTTGCAGTACATCCACGAAAACGATGAGGCGCAGATCGAGGAGATGGTCCACCTTGGGGTGGCAAATCTCATTAATCtcacagagccgcagaatggAACTGGGGCGCTTCACATGGCAGTTGCAGCCAACAATCAAG ACCTGACGAGGTTTCTCCTGTCCTTGAGAGCGCACCCTGACATCCAGAACAAGAGGGGGCACACCCCGGTCATGTTAGCGACTGAACTGGGCAACGACGGCATCGTGAAAATGTTGGCTGAGCACGACGCTGATATGAGCATCCAAGACAATGAGGGCAAAG GGGTTCTGTTCTACTGCATCTACCCGACAAAGCGCCACACACGTTGCCTGCAGGCGGTGTTAGAGTACCAGGCAGACGTGAACAATGTGTCATCACAGGGGACTCACGTCTTCCAGTTGATGTGCCAACACGCCAAAGACTGCGCCCCCATGTGTCACATGATGTTGGCCAAAGGGGCTGACCCCAATGCAACAGATCAG AAAACTGGCGTGACAGCGTTGATGGAGGCTGCCAAGGCTGGATCCCTGGAGCTTGTCAGAGACATTCTCAAAAGAGGGGGGAACCCCAATGCCCTGGACCAGAAACGCATGTCCGCTGTGCACTATGCTGCCACGGGGGGCTTTTTTGAG GTGATTGTGCTGCTGTCTGCATTCTCAGCAGACATGAGTGTGATTAACGTGGACGAGTGCACGGCCCTCCACTTTGCCGCTACAACAGGCGATGTCAACTGCTGCAAGTTCCTGGCCCAGAGAG GTTGCAACGCCAAAGTTAAGAACTGTGACGGTTTCCTTGCACGCCAAATTGCCAAAGATGCTGGTCACAAAGCGGCTGTCAAGGAGCTGAGGAAAGCAGAGCAACAGCGGGGCAAAGAGAACACAGATGAGAGTGCCTTGACAGACGTGTGGGCTCTGACCCTCCATGACTGGTCTAACGAATATGAACAAGATCTCCTGCAAGCCTTTGATCGCGAAAAGGTTCCCTCCGAAACATTTGCCTCCGTTTTGACAAAATTAGGCGCTCCGGTCACCCAGGAGCAGCTCGAGTTAATCATCTCGTTCCACGGGATTGGAAGGGACCCCACTATAAACGTTAATGACTTCATCAAAGGTGCCAGCTACATCAAGAAACCATACCTTCTCCTCTCTTATGTCcccaagaagaaaaaaggtgGGAAGGGGGGCAAGGGGAAGAAGAAGCCCAAATTTGTCCTCCCAATGCCCATTTGTACCCTCCCCCCCGAGCTCAAGCCCAGACGGGAGGATGGAGGCCCACCAGAATACATGATTGAGACAATAAACACAGAGGACATCCGAAAATTGGACCAAGATCTTCCACCAGAACATCCTGTGGTTGATGACACTGCATGGTACTTAGAGAAGCCAGATAAGATCTACCTCAATATCAACTACCTTGTGAAGAATGGAGATATCGAGGCTCTGGAACTGGCTTTCAGTCAAAGGATTCCTGTGGATGTTCAAGATCCGTTTTACAAGACCCCGCTGATGGTGGCCTGCGCCATCGGAAACTACGAGGTGACTAAATACCTCCTTGACAAGAG TGCCGCAGTGGACATCTGTGACCAGTTCTGCTGGACGCCGCTTCACCATGCCGCGCAAGCTGGCAAAGTGGAAATCCTGGAACTGCTGCTGGAGGCTGGGGCCAGCATTGATGCTCAGACCATCACGGGGACCACGCCCCTCATGGTGGCCATCCAGAGCACTCAcatctcctgtgtggagttcttcTTCACAGCCGGCGCCAATGTCTTAATGGAGAACAAGAAAG AACAAAACTGCCTTGACGTGGCGACCGCATTTGGCGACGGTGCAATTTATCAGTTGGTCAAAGACAAGTTTGAATCCATGCCTAAACCCAAAAACAAAGGGAAGGGGAAATGA